Genomic DNA from Synergistaceae bacterium:
ATGCCATCCGAAACGCTTCTCCAGAAAGCGCGTGCCGTGGCGGAACATGCCTACGCGCCTTATTCTCGTTTCAAAGTGGGAGCCGCGCTTTTGACCTCGGATGGCGGCGTGATTTTGGGATGTAACGTTGAAAACGCCTCTTACGGTATGTCATCCTGTGCCGAGCGCAACGCCATCGCTAGCATGGTCGCCATGGGACATTTTGACCCTGTGGCCATTGCGGTGGTGGGCGGAAAGTTTGGCACGCCTTGCCCGCCCTGCGGCGCTTGCAGGCAGGTGATGGCGGAGTTCAACCCAGATATGCTGGTGTTGCTGGAGTCCCCCAATAGAATCATCATTATAGGCGTCAATGAGTTGTTGCCCCTCCATTTTTCTCTAATGGAAAGAGCGTAGAAGAATGGAAAGAGCGTAGAAGAAATGCGCTGCGGTGTCATCAGCTTAGTTGGTCGTCCTAACGTGGGTAAATCGTCTCTGGTCAACGCCCTTTTGAAGAGCAAGGTAGCCATCGTGTCCCCAAAGCCTCAGACAACCCGTAACGCGGTGCGCTGCGTTTATAACGACGACCGGGCCCAAATTATTTTCACGGATACACCGGGCGTTCATATCCCCAAAGACAAGTTAGGGCGTTTTCTTGTGGACTCCGTAGAAGATGCCTTGAAGAACGCCGACGCGGTTTGTTACCTGGTGGAAGCGAGAGACCGGAAGATCAGCCTGGAGGACCGGGAGGTTTTGGCCGCCTTGGCGGAGGTCCGTTGTCCTGTTGTCCTGGTGGCGAACAAGTACGATCAGCTCAAAAAGAACCGCGGCGTTCCACAAAACTTCTCCGTTGGGGCCTTCAATCTTTACGGTAGAGAGCGAGCCTTCGCGGCTCAGGTTGCTCTATCGGCGACGGAGGGACGCGGGATAGCCGCGCTCATTGACACGTTGCTGCCTTTTTTGCCGGAGGGAGAGCCTTGGTACGATCCTGATATCCTCATAGACAGCACAGAACGCTTTATGGCCGGAGAGATTATCCGGGGCCAAGTCTTGTCTTCGCTGCGGGACGAAGTGCCGCATTGCGTGGCAGTGGAAATCGAGGAATACAAGAGCCCCGACGAATACCCAGAGCGGCGTAAACTGTACGTTCGAGCCTCGCTCATTGTCGAGACGACGGGGCAGAAAACCATTCTCATCGGCGAGTCGGGGTCGATGCTCAAAAAAATCGGCCAAATCGCCCGAATTGATCTGGAAAAAATCACAGGGCACTCTGTGTACTTGGACTTGTGGGTGAAGGTTTCCCCTCGCTGGCGTCAGTCCGGTTTGGTTTTGAGGCGCCTAGGATACTCTTGACTAGGATACTCACTTGACTAGAATACTCACTCCCGCTTCGGCGGGCTTTATTTCCGCTGCTGGCGTGGTTTTGGGCCGCCGCGTCTTGGGTGAGGGAGATCTATACCTCACTCTTTTTCTCAGGGGACTGGGGCTTGCTTTTGTTTCCGCCCGGGGCGCGGCTTCGGGAAAGGTACGCTTCGGCGGAGGCACGGAGCCCTTGGTGTGGAGCACGTTCACTCTGTACCAAAACAAAGGAGGCGAGGGAGGAAAAAAATACTTGAAGGGCGTGGACGTGGCGGACGATATGCTAAAGCTCCGATCTTGTGCCGAGGCGCTTTTCGCTGCCGTTCGCTGGGCGAAACTTTTGACGCGGCACTTGATGGAGGGGCACCCCTCTGATGACCTGCTGGCGAACTTCTATTGGAGCATGAAACTGGCGACTGGTGGGGAAATCCCCGTCGAAGCCGTGGAATGGCGTTTTATGTGGCGTTGGCTGAAAAATTGGGGTCTGGCGCCTTCCTTAACCTATTGTTTCGACGGTTCTCCCGGTGAGCTGGAGCTCCTGCAAAGGGTAGCTGCCGCGAAGGGGTCGGAGTTGGAGCTTTTCACGTCGCAAAATTCCAATCTGAAACAAACCTTGGACGAGCACCGCCACTTTTTCACCAGAGCGGCTCGGCGGGCGGAGGCGTTCCTGCAAGAGACATAAGTGCAGCGGAAAAAGCGCGTGATATGTCCGATTCTTTGAGCGTACTAATATCTACTTATAGCTATCAGATACATTTCGCATCGTATTCCGAAGATCATATGATCCAAGGAAAAGCTGAATCTCGCAAAGTTTATCCAAAGGATAAACGCTTTTTGAAAAATTGATTATCGATGTAACCTTGGTTTTCGGTTTCAATATCGATGTTTTCGTTGAATATTTTACGTTCGGAACTTCTCCGAACAACCTTTTATATTCAGTTTTCAAGGTGCGAAAGAAACGTAACAAGCTACTATCGTGATATTAATAAGAAGGAGTCTGATACAAATGAATATAAATTAAATATAAATAGATACTTATATCGATACTATACGATGGCCTTCCCCTTTCGTTACTCTCGTTACTCTTCGGTTTCAGGGGGAACGCATTCGATCCGCAACTCATTTAATCGCGCTTCCTCGACGGGATCGGGCGCTTTCGAGAGCAAACATTGGGCTTTCTGCGTTTTGGGAAACGCGATGACATCGCGGATGGACTGCGCGCCGCAGAGGAGCATCGCGAGGCGATCCAGCCCCAGGGCGATGCCCCCGTGAGGAGGCGTACCATAGGCAAGCGCGTCCAGAAAAAAGCCGAAACGCTCTCGGGCTCGTTCCGGGCTGAGCCCCAGGCAAGAAAACACCTTGCGCTGCACCTCTGGATCGTGAATCCGAATGGAACCGCCGCCTACCTCGTTGCCGTTCAAGACGACGTCGTAGGCTCGGGATAGAACTTTTCCCGGATCCGAATCCATCGACGCGAGATGCTCCAACACAGGAGAGGTGAAAGGATGGTGCGTCGCCGACCAGCGGCGTTCTTCCTCGTCCCACTCGAACAGCGGAAAGTGAACGACCCACAGGAACTCCCAGGCTTTTTCGTCGATCAAGCCCCGACCCTTGCACAACTCCAGGCGCAGCGTTCCCAAAATTGTACAGGCGGTAAGCCGAGAAGCGTGCGCCACAACAAATAGGGCATCTCCATCGACAAGCCCGGCGATTTTCTTCAGACGGCCGAGTTCGTCCTCATTGAGGAATTTAGCCAGGGGACCCTTGAGTTCGTTTTCTTTGACCTGAAAAACTCCCAGGCCCGACGCACCCAGCTTTTTCACTCGGGTCTCCAAGTCCAAAAGCTCTTTGCGAGATAGAGACGCTCCTCCCGGAAGGGGAAGCGCGCGTACCACGCCTCCGTTCTCCAAGATCTTGCGGAAGGGTTCGAACGAGGCGTTTTTGAAAACAGGCTCCAGATCCACGAGCTTGACCGGAACGCGCAGATCTGGCTTGTCGCTGCCGTAAAGGTCGATGGCGTCCCAGTACTCCATACGGCGGAAAGGTACGGGAATATCCACGTTCAGGATCTCTTTGAACAGTCCCTCCATGTAGCCCTCGATCATTTCCAGAACGTCGTCTTCCACAACGTAACTCATCTCGACGTCGACCTGGGTGAACTCTGGCTGACGGTCGGCGCGTAGGTCCTCATCTCGGAAACATTTGACGATCTGGTAATAACGGTCGAAACCGCCAACCATCAAAATCTGTTTAAAGATCTGCGGTGATTGGGGAAGCGCGTAAAAGGTTCCTGGGTTAACGCGGCTGGGAACGAGATAATCTCTCGCGCCTTCGGGCGTGGCCTTCGTCAACATCGGCGTTTCGATCTCGACAAATTCGTTGTTCGCCAGGTAGTTGCGCGTAAAGACGTATAGTTGGTTGCGTGCGCGCAGGTTATTTTGCATACGCTCACGGCGCAGGT
This window encodes:
- a CDS encoding cytidine deaminase, whose translation is MDGREFYWPWPNMPSETLLQKARAVAEHAYAPYSRFKVGAALLTSDGGVILGCNVENASYGMSSCAERNAIASMVAMGHFDPVAIAVVGGKFGTPCPPCGACRQVMAEFNPDMLVLLESPNRIIIIGVNELLPLHFSLMERA
- the era gene encoding GTPase Era, yielding MRCGVISLVGRPNVGKSSLVNALLKSKVAIVSPKPQTTRNAVRCVYNDDRAQIIFTDTPGVHIPKDKLGRFLVDSVEDALKNADAVCYLVEARDRKISLEDREVLAALAEVRCPVVLVANKYDQLKKNRGVPQNFSVGAFNLYGRERAFAAQVALSATEGRGIAALIDTLLPFLPEGEPWYDPDILIDSTERFMAGEIIRGQVLSSLRDEVPHCVAVEIEEYKSPDEYPERRKLYVRASLIVETTGQKTILIGESGSMLKKIGQIARIDLEKITGHSVYLDLWVKVSPRWRQSGLVLRRLGYS
- a CDS encoding recombination protein O N-terminal domain-containing protein yields the protein MTRILTPASAGFISAAGVVLGRRVLGEGDLYLTLFLRGLGLAFVSARGAASGKVRFGGGTEPLVWSTFTLYQNKGGEGGKKYLKGVDVADDMLKLRSCAEALFAAVRWAKLLTRHLMEGHPSDDLLANFYWSMKLATGGEIPVEAVEWRFMWRWLKNWGLAPSLTYCFDGSPGELELLQRVAAAKGSELELFTSQNSNLKQTLDEHRHFFTRAARRAEAFLQET
- the aspS gene encoding aspartate--tRNA ligase, with product MEVKEVKETARTNVFDDAWKRSCLCGRVNEKDIGKEIRLNGWVRRRRDLGGIIFVELWDYSGLVQVVFNPDSGDVHNRAGNLRSEYCVAVRGTVAKRPQGTENLTLVTGKVEIVAADFLLLSPSAPLPFEVGDGTDKVDENLRLTHRYLDLRRERMQNNLRARNQLYVFTRNYLANNEFVEIETPMLTKATPEGARDYLVPSRVNPGTFYALPQSPQIFKQILMVGGFDRYYQIVKCFRDEDLRADRQPEFTQVDVEMSYVVEDDVLEMIEGYMEGLFKEILNVDIPVPFRRMEYWDAIDLYGSDKPDLRVPVKLVDLEPVFKNASFEPFRKILENGGVVRALPLPGGASLSRKELLDLETRVKKLGASGLGVFQVKENELKGPLAKFLNEDELGRLKKIAGLVDGDALFVVAHASRLTACTILGTLRLELCKGRGLIDEKAWEFLWVVHFPLFEWDEEERRWSATHHPFTSPVLEHLASMDSDPGKVLSRAYDVVLNGNEVGGGSIRIHDPEVQRKVFSCLGLSPERARERFGFFLDALAYGTPPHGGIALGLDRLAMLLCGAQSIRDVIAFPKTQKAQCLLSKAPDPVEEARLNELRIECVPPETEE